One Acidimicrobiales bacterium genomic window, CCACCGCGTCCACCGTGTAGCAGTCCGCCTCGGTGTCGCCCACCCGGACCTTGGAGGTCGTCACCTTCTTGCCCGCCAGCTGCGCCACGAGTGCATCGAGCAGGGCCGTCGGCTTCGCGGTGGCGCCGGACGCGGCCCGCTGACAGGCCCACTCCGTACCGTCGCTCTTCTGGCACAGGAGGTTCCCGCTCGGGAGCACATACGACGCCGACTCCTGATGGACATCCGCCGCCTCCACGGCGATGGTCTGGCGGACCCTGTCGCCCTTCCACCAGAGCTCGACGGCCATCGTGCCCGCCTGCTGGGCGCCGGGAAGGGTGCCGCGGTAGGCGAGGTGCAGAGTGCGCCGCCGAGCCGACGCCAGCCGGTCCACCAGCTCCCTGCCCGTGTCGGTGAGGGCGGCCGGCGCCGTCGTGCTGCCCTTGGCCGCCACGTCGCCGTCGTCGCCGCCCCTCCCGGCAATGGCGGCGACGACGGCTGCGACAGCGGTGACGGCGAACACGGCGACGAGGGCGGCTGCGACGGCGCGCTTGGTCACGCGCCTGACGCTACCGGGGGACCAGGCGGCTCAGGCCGGGAACACGTCGATCTCCGTCGCCTTCACGGCGACCCACACGGGGCCGTCCCGCACGAGGTCCAGATCGGCGGTAGCGGCGGGCGTCACCTCGGCGACGATGGCGAGGGGGCCGCCGATCGTCACCCGGACGCGCTCGCCCCGGTCCTCCATCCCGTCCACCCGCCCGGCCCAGACGTTGCGGGCCGAACCGGTCGGGCGCTCCCCGTGCAGGGTGACGGCGCGTGGATCGACGGCGACGAGCACGTCGCCGGTGGCCGGATCGGCCAGGGTCAGCTCGAAGCCCCCGACGACGGCCACCCCACCGGTAGCCCGTCCGGCGAACAGGTTGACCCCCACCAGGTCAGCCACGTAGGCGGACCGGGGGCGGGCCGTCAGTTGGGCCAGCGTTCCCTCCTGGGCGATCCGTCCCGCCTCGAGGACGACGAGACGGTCGGCCAGCGCGGCCGCTTCCACCGGGTCGTGGGTCACGACGATCCCGACTCCCGCGAAGCCGGAGAGCTGGGCGCGGAGCTCGCGCCTGGTGGCCGCCCTGGTCGAGGCGTCGAGTGCGGCCAGTGGCTCGTCGAGCAGCAGGAGGTGAGGCTCGCCGACGAGCGCGCGCGCCAGGGCCACCCGCTGTGCCTCCCCTCCCGACAGAGCGGCCGGCCTGGCCCCCGCTCGCGCCGCCAGCCCGACGCGCTCCAGCCACGAGGCGGCGCGGCGCCGGGCCTCGTCCCGACGCACGCCGCGGGAGCGGAGCCCGAAGGCGACGTTGTCCAGGGCCGACAGGTGCGGGAACAGGAGGTGGTCCTGGAACACCATCCCGAGCCGCCGCCGCTCGCACGGCACCCACCGGTCTGCGGCAACGTCCTCCAGCACCCGGCCGGCGAGGACGACGGAACCGGCGTCGAGCTCGTGGAGACCGGCCAGCGCCCGCAGCAGCGTCGTCTTGCCTGCGCCATTGGGCCCGAGGACGGCGATCGTCTCCCCCGCCCCCACCTCGAGCTGTGCCCGCAGGTGGAGTGCGTCCCTGCGGACGTCGACATCGGCGCGCAGCCCGGCGACCACGCCGCCGCCCGGACCGTCGCTCACAGCACACCGAGCCACCGGTCGCGCAGGGAGGCCAGCACCGTCACCGACACCGCCAGCAGCACGAGGCTCAGGGCGATGGCCGGGCCCAGGCGGCCCGACTCCAGCAGCACGTAGACCTGGAGGGGGATGGTGGTCGTGCGCCCGGGCGCGTTGCCGGCGAAGGCGATGGTGGCGCCGAACTCGCCCAGGGCGCGCGCCCAGGCCAGGAGGCCGCCGGCGGCCAGGGCCGGCCAGGCGAGCGGGAGGGTGACACGGCGGAACACCGTCCAGCGCCCGGCGCCGAGCGTGCGGGCCGCCTCCTCGTAGCGGCGGTCCCCGCTCCGGAAGGCGGCCTCCGCCGTCAGGACCAGGAACGGCATGGCCACGAACGCCTCGGCCATGGCCGCACCGGCGGTGGTGAACGGGAGGGTGACCGAGAACCACGCGTCCAGGTAGTGGCCCACCACGCCCCGCCGCCCCAGCGCCAGGAGGAGGGCCATGCCGCCGACGACGGGCGGCAGCACGAGCGGCACCAGGACGAGGGCGCGCACGACCCGCCGTCCCGGGAACGGCCGGCGGGCCAGCACCCAGGCGAGGGGAAGCCCGACCGCCGTGGCGAGCACCGTGGCCCACAGGGAGCACACCAGCGACAGGCGCAGCGCGGCCGTCGCGCCGGGATCGGTGAGATCGGACCACAAACCTGACCACGGCGCCCGCCACAGCAGCGAGAGGAGCGGAACGGCGAGGAACGCCACGGCCGCAGCGGCAGGAACGACGACCGCCGCCGAAGCTGGCGCCGGGCGGCTCACTGGGCCGTGAAGCCGGCCGTGGTCAACGCGGCCCGTCCCGCCGGTGAGCGCACGAACGCGACCCACGAGCGGGCCGCCGCTGCGTTGGCGGCGTCCGAGGTGACCGCCATGACGTACGTCGTCTCCACGTCCTGACCGTCTCGTGCGGCGATGTCGATGCCCTGGGCCCGCCGGCCGGCGGCGTGGACGTCGCTGCGGTACACGATGCCGGCGTCGGCCTCGCCGAGGACCACCTTGGCCACGACCGCCTTCACGTTCGGCTCGAACGACGACGGCTCGGGCGACAGCCCGGCCGATCGGAATGCCGTCGCCGCCAGGCGCCCGCACGGCACCTCGCGCGCGCAGACCACCAGGACCAGACCGGGCCGGACCACGTCGCCCAGCGTGCGCACGCCCAGCGGGTTGCCGGGCGCCACCAGGATGGCGAGCCTGTTCCGGGCGATGCTCACCGGATCGGCCGCCTCGCCTGCGCCCACCACCGACCGCATGATGGCCTGGTCGGCGCTGGCGAAGACATCGGCATCCGCTCCCTCGTCGATCTGGCGGGCCAGGGCCGGCGACCCGTCGAAGCTGAACCGGACCGTGACGCCGGGGTGGGTGGCCTCGAAGGCCCGGCCCAGGGCCTCGAACGGCTCCGTCAGCGACGAAGCGGCGAGCACGACCAGCCGACCGGACAGCCGGTGCGAGGACCCAGCCGGATCGGTCGCCACCGGCGCGGTGCCCCCCGGGGACGAACACGCGCCGGCCAGGACCGCGGCTCCGCAGGCGGCCAGCACCACGGCCCGGATCGGGTGCCCGCACCTGAGCCGGCGCCTGCTCACGGCGCAGTGACCTCGATGACCACGTTGGTCGACTTCACCGCCGCCACCGCCAGGACGCCGGGGGCGAGCCCCAGCTCGTCGGCCGCCTCCCGCGTCATGAGGGACACGATGCGGAACGGCCCGGCCCGCATCTCGACCTGAGCCGCCACCTTGTCCTTCACGACCTTCGTGACGATGCCGGGCAGGCGGTTGCGCGCCGACCGGCCGACCACGGCCGCCGGCTCGGACGTGTCGGCCTGGGCGACCAGGAACCGGGCCAGTGACGCCCCGTCGACCAGGCGCTGTCCGCCCTCGG contains:
- a CDS encoding ABC transporter permease produces the protein MAFLAVPLLSLLWRAPWSGLWSDLTDPGATAALRLSLVCSLWATVLATAVGLPLAWVLARRPFPGRRVVRALVLVPLVLPPVVGGMALLLALGRRGVVGHYLDAWFSVTLPFTTAGAAMAEAFVAMPFLVLTAEAAFRSGDRRYEEAARTLGAGRWTVFRRVTLPLAWPALAAGGLLAWARALGEFGATIAFAGNAPGRTTTIPLQVYVLLESGRLGPAIALSLVLLAVSVTVLASLRDRWLGVL
- a CDS encoding helix-turn-helix transcriptional regulator, encoding MGAPSYRLGQAADLLGVSVDTVRRWADGGRLVTSRTEGGQRLVDGASLARFLVAQADTSEPAAVVGRSARNRLPGIVTKVVKDKVAAQVEMRAGPFRIVSLMTREAADELGLAPGVLAVAAVKSTNVVIEVTAP
- the modA gene encoding molybdate ABC transporter substrate-binding protein, translating into MSRRRLRCGHPIRAVVLAACGAAVLAGACSSPGGTAPVATDPAGSSHRLSGRLVVLAASSLTEPFEALGRAFEATHPGVTVRFSFDGSPALARQIDEGADADVFASADQAIMRSVVGAGEAADPVSIARNRLAILVAPGNPLGVRTLGDVVRPGLVLVVCAREVPCGRLAATAFRSAGLSPEPSSFEPNVKAVVAKVVLGEADAGIVYRSDVHAAGRRAQGIDIAARDGQDVETTYVMAVTSDAANAAAARSWVAFVRSPAGRAALTTAGFTAQ
- a CDS encoding ABC transporter ATP-binding protein; this encodes MSDGPGGGVVAGLRADVDVRRDALHLRAQLEVGAGETIAVLGPNGAGKTTLLRALAGLHELDAGSVVLAGRVLEDVAADRWVPCERRRLGMVFQDHLLFPHLSALDNVAFGLRSRGVRRDEARRRAASWLERVGLAARAGARPAALSGGEAQRVALARALVGEPHLLLLDEPLAALDASTRAATRRELRAQLSGFAGVGIVVTHDPVEAAALADRLVVLEAGRIAQEGTLAQLTARPRSAYVADLVGVNLFAGRATGGVAVVGGFELTLADPATGDVLVAVDPRAVTLHGERPTGSARNVWAGRVDGMEDRGERVRVTIGGPLAIVAEVTPAATADLDLVRDGPVWVAVKATEIDVFPA